A DNA window from Desulfatibacillum aliphaticivorans DSM 15576 contains the following coding sequences:
- a CDS encoding DUF1499 domain-containing protein, whose amino-acid sequence MKFNAWIIPLAGMLMLAGPGGASAGDPDIDPCPNSPNCVSTKADSSDAKHYMAPLDFSGDGAQAMEKLAAIISAMPRTEIVAKTDKYIHAVFSSKIFKFKDDVEILVDEEANQIHFRSASRTGYSDFGMNKKRMEEICAKFKQ is encoded by the coding sequence ATGAAATTTAACGCTTGGATCATACCCCTGGCCGGGATGCTCATGCTGGCCGGTCCCGGCGGAGCGTCGGCCGGAGACCCTGATATCGACCCTTGCCCCAATTCGCCCAATTGCGTTTCCACCAAAGCGGATTCCAGCGACGCCAAGCATTATATGGCGCCTCTTGATTTTTCGGGCGACGGCGCCCAGGCCATGGAAAAGCTGGCGGCGATTATAAGCGCCATGCCCAGAACAGAAATCGTCGCCAAGACGGACAAATACATCCACGCCGTGTTTTCCTCCAAAATTTTCAAGTTCAAGGACGACGTGGAAATCCTGGTGGATGAAGAAGCCAATCAGATCCACTTCCGCTCCGCCTCCAGGACGGGATACTCGGATTTTGGGATGAACAAAAAGCGCATGGAGGAAATCTGCGCAAAGTTCAAGCAATAA